Genomic segment of Acidobacteriota bacterium:
AGATGCTCGGCAAGCGCCTCGAGACGGACAGACGCAGCGGTGGGGAGAGCATCGAGGATGGATGCGACGCTCTTGGAGAGCAGAATCTCGGAGCCGACCCGGGCATAGTAGAGCGCCTCCGCGCCGAGCCGATCCCGCACCGCCAGGAGGTGCCCCCGGCGGCGATCTTCGAGCACCCAGGTCGCCGTTCCCGAGACCTCCGCGCAGCCTTCCGCGCCCCGTCGCACGAAAGCGGCGTTCAGAACTTCGGAATCTGTTGCGACAGAAGAGAGGCCGAATTCACGAGCTAGCCGCGCCCGACCTGCGATTCGCCCCCAGAAGCCGACCAGGGTCGGCTCGGAATTCCGATGAGCCGACGAAGAAGAGGATTCCCAACGATAGACTCCGGCACCGCTCCAGACGCTCACCTACCGCGAGACAAAAAGGCACCAACAGTGCTTGACCGGACCATCGCAGAAGTCAATAGCGGATGCTAGGTACCCACACTGCTGCCTGCGAAGATGGCATCGATGGGACCCTCGTTGCCGCCGCCGCGAGTCAATTCATGCAGTGATCCATAGTGGATGAGGCGGGGCGACGAGTACGGCTTCCGCCCCTCGCCCTCACCGGTACGAGGACGTTCTTGAGTGTTGACGTCCTTCTCCATGACCTTTCTCCTCACAAAAACTAACCGATGCGGACGCCCAAAGCCTGATCAGTGCGCCATCTCCAGACAGCGAAAGCTCGACGGAGCGCTTTGCTCTCCCAGCGGCTCACCGTTCAGCTCGACCCAGGCGTGGGCCTCGATCGAGTCGCCGGAACGCCGCACTCCCAACCGAAAATCTGCCAGCGTACCCTGCCGGCGAAGCAAATACTCCAGGCACAGAGACCGCTGCAAGCAGACCACGCGGGCCGGATGCAGCCGCCCCGCTCGAGTCACCAATCTTCGAACCTCAGCACCACTCATGGCCGGTGATCCCTCAAGGGGAGAGCAACGGCGCAGAAAATTGCGCAGCGTCGGCAGGGGAACACATCGCAGGGAAATCGAGATAACGGTCAGAACGAACCAGGCGCGTATCAGAACCGCCCATTGCCGACGGGACATGGTGAGCGCCGTTTCGAGTCTCGATCTCATTGGACTTTCGTCCCCTTCAGGACCAACAGGCCCCGCTCCGCCAGCCGTTCGATGAACTCGCCGACGTCCTCAGTCAGCCGATCACGCCCGGCGGCATACTCCTCTTCCAATCGGTCGATCACGGATTCCGCACGTTCTTCGGTCCGCAACAGATTCCACATCCGCGTTCCAACCGAGTCTAGTCCGAAGTACTCACCTTTGGCGAGGTGCAGAAGTACGGCTTCGCCATCCAACTCCCGGAACACAACCTCTTCAGGAATGGAGTAGCCCGCCTGCTTCGAATCACCGACCTGGGACGCTTCTTCACTGCTCGTCATCGTATTGCGCTTCCACGCCCCCAGCTTGCCAACGGAAATCGACTCCGCCAAAGCATACAACAGGGCTCCGGAAAGGGACAACCCAACCTAATTTCAACATTTACACTCAATGGAATGGTCTTTCTCGGGCAGGAAATCGGTGCTCCTGCGGCGCCGACCGGGAGGTCCAAAGGAGAAAGGCCCGGGCCATTGCCCGGGCCTCTTGCCGTTTTGAAAAAGGACTTTAGCTAGGACTGGCTTCCCAGCCAATGCCCGTCAG
This window contains:
- a CDS encoding lasso peptide biosynthesis B2 protein yields the protein MRSRLETALTMSRRQWAVLIRAWFVLTVISISLRCVPLPTLRNFLRRCSPLEGSPAMSGAEVRRLVTRAGRLHPARVVCLQRSLCLEYLLRRQGTLADFRLGVRRSGDSIEAHAWVELNGEPLGEQSAPSSFRCLEMAH
- a CDS encoding PqqD family protein, whose product is MSLSGALLYALAESISVGKLGAWKRNTMTSSEEASQVGDSKQAGYSIPEEVVFRELDGEAVLLHLAKGEYFGLDSVGTRMWNLLRTEERAESVIDRLEEEYAAGRDRLTEDVGEFIERLAERGLLVLKGTKVQ